One Coffea arabica cultivar ET-39 chromosome 5c, Coffea Arabica ET-39 HiFi, whole genome shotgun sequence DNA window includes the following coding sequences:
- the LOC113690497 gene encoding DEAD-box ATP-dependent RNA helicase 32: MRRPKPKSKKFKIQSRQAEVEELELLESWIESGKPGSGSNPLSLQPLPDESPVGRLSDGSFSRYAGCKKFSQLPLSKETKDGLAAAKYKNMTDIQRASLPHSICGRDILGAAKTGSGKTLAFVIPILEKLYQARWGPEDGVGCIIMSPTRELAGQLFEVLKSVGKYHGFSAGLLIGGRKDVDTEKEHVNDLNILVCTPGRLLQHMDETPNFDCSQLQVLVLDEADRILDVGFKKALNAIISQLPKDRQTLLFSATQTKSVQDLARLSLKDPEYLSVHEEAETATPNRLQQTAIIVPLEQKLDMLWSFVKAHLNSRILVFLSSCKQVRFVFETFKKLRPGIPLKCLHGRMKQEKRMGIYSQFCEQRSVLFSTDVASRGLDFDKAVDWVVQMDCPEDVAAYIHRVGRTARYLSGGKSVLFLLPSEMKMLKKLEEKKIPIRFIKANMKRLQPVSGLLAALLVKYPNLQQLAQRAFITYLKSINKQRDKEVFDVMKLPIDDFSASLGLPMTPKIRFLKQKVKGKASEELSLVQESTVGDNLNEDQIESFDTGKAEKDRVEAKEDKFLLLQEDTQRGEKVTEIGDAGPPATRVLKKKKLKINVHRPVGTRVVFDEDCNTLPPLAKLADVKRSADLVHLDKDKVKQRFADLRKELKIVDEEDKILDRKRRKEKRIKEKMKWKKGREGEEADVGSEVDISASDTEESGDRVNKKTKIYSDSDSDDGKRTRKDKQGGSADSISLAEQEQLALKLLSSMHS; encoded by the exons ATGAGAAGACCAAAACCCAAGTCCAAGAAGTTCAAAATCCAGAGCCGTCAAGCCGAGGTTGAAGAACTTGAGCTCCTCGAGTCATGGATTGAATCCGGTAAACCCGGATCGGGCTCTAACCCGCTTTCACTCCAGCCGCTACCAGATGAATCTCCGGTTGGCCGGCTATCCGATGGCTCGTTTTCTCGTTACGCGGGTTGTAAAAAGTTCAGCCAATTGCCTTTGTCGAAGGAAACTAAAGATGGGTTGGCTGCAGCTAAGTACAAAAACATGACTGATATTCAGAGGGCCTCATTGCCCCATTCGATTTGCGGCCGTGACATTCTTGGTGCTGCTAAAACTGGGTCTGGTAAGACCCTGGCTTTCGTTATTCCG ATTCTTGAAAAGTTATACCAAGCTAGATGGGGTCCAGAAGATGGAGTTGGATGCATTATAATGTCTCCTACAAGGGAGTTAGCTGGCCAACTTTTTGAAGTATTAAAATCGGTTGGAAAATACCATGGTTTTAGTGCTGGTCTTCTAATTGGTGGCCGTAAAGATGTTGACACAGAGAAAGAACATGTTAATGATCTGAACATCTTGGTGTGCACTCCCGGAAGGCTTCTTCAGCACATGGATGAAACCCCAAATTTCGACTGCTCACAGCTCCAG GTTCTGGTGCTTGATGAGGCAGATCGTATTCTTGATGTAGGATTTAAGAAAGCTTTAAATGCTATTATCTCACAACTGCCAAAGGATAGACAGACCTTGCTGTTCTCAGCTACCCAAACAAAATCTGTTCAAGATCTTGCTAGGCTTAGTCTGAAAGATCCAGAATACCTTAGTGTGCATGAAGAGGCAGAAACTGCAACTCCCAATCGCCTGCAGCAAACAGCAATCATTGTTCCTCTTGAGCaaaaattagatatgttatGGAGCTTTGTAAAGGCACATCTTAATTCGAGGATACTGGTGTTTCTTTCAAGCTGCAAGCAG GTAAGGTTTGTTTTTGAGACCTTTAAAAAACTTCGTCCGGGGATCCCTTTGAAGTGTCTTCATGGAAGGATGAAACAGGAAAAACGAATGGGCATATACTCCCAGTTTTGTGAGCAACGTTCAGTTTTATTCTCCACTGATGTTGCCTCAAGGGGGCTTGATTTTGATAAGGCTGTTGACTGGGTTGTCCAG ATGGATTGTCCTGAAGATGTTGCTGCATACATACATAGAGTGGGCCGAACAGCTCGCTACCTTTCCGGAGGGAAATCTGTTTTATTTCTCTTGCCTTCAGAAATGAAAATGCTTAAAAAGttagaagagaagaaaatacCCATTCGATTTATCAAG GCAAATATGAAAAGGTTACAACCTGTTTCTGGGTTGTTAGCAGCTTTGTTGGTGAAGTACCCCAATCTGCAGCAGCTGGCTCAGAGAGCATTTATTACATATTTGAAGTCCATAAATAAACAGCGGGATAAGGAGGTCTTTGATGTGATGAAACTCCCAATTGATGACTTCTCTGCATCATTAGGCCTTCCAATGACTCCCAAGATTCGTTTTCTGAAACAGAAAGTTAAGGGAAAAGCTTCTGAGGAATTGTCTCTTGTACAAGAAAGTACTGTTGGTGACAACTTGAATGAAGATCAGATAGAAAGTTTTGACACTGGCAAAGCTGAGAAAGACAGAGTAGAAGCAAAAGAAGACAAATTTCTTCTTCTGCAAGAAGACACGCAACGCGGAGAAAAAGTTACGGAAATTGGAGATGCTgg TCCACCTGCAACTagggttttaaagaaaaagaagttgAAGATCAATGTGCATCGACCAGTTGGGACCAGGGTTGTGTTTGATGAAGACTGCAACACTTTACCCCCTCTCGCAAAGTTGGCTGATGTAAAAAGAAGTGCTGACTTGGTTCATCTGGACAAAGACAAAG TTAAGCAAAGATTTGCAGACCTGAGGAAAGAATTGAAGATAGTAGACGAGGAAGATAAGATTTTGGACCGTAAGCggcgaaaagaaaagagaatcaAGGAGAAAATGAAGTGGAAGAAAGGAAGGGAAGGAGAGGAGGCAGATGTAGGTAGTGAGGTGGATATTTCTGCATCAGACACAGAAGAAAGTGGAGATAGAGTCAATAAGAAGACGAAGATTTATTCGGACAGTGACAGTGATGATGGTAAGAGGACGAGAAAGGACAAACAGGGTGGTTCTGCAGACTCCATTTCTCTGGCTGAGCAAGAGCAGCTGGCTCTTAAGTTGCTGAGTTCCATGCATTCGTAG
- the LOC113690499 gene encoding polyadenylate-binding protein RBP45-like isoform X1, which yields MMQPGGVVPPPMAPMDQQQHHHHQQQQYPPPQQQWFMMPPQQPPVQPQDPQVWGQQQVSAPQHSQPTQYGIAPPSTAASPGSNEIRSLWIGDLQYWMDENYLSSCFFHTGELVSVKLIRNKQSGQSEGYGFLEFRSRSAAENVLFTYNGTLMPNVEQHYRLNWATLGAGERRTDDSPDYTIFVGDLAADVTDYLLQETFKAVYSSVKGAKVVIDRNTGRSKGYGFVKFGDESEQLRAMTEMNGVICLTRPMRIGPAANKKPAGVQQYQKAPNQNTQGNEGESDPNNTTIFVGGLDPSVTDENLRQVFGRYGEVVHVKIPAGKRCGFVQFTNRACAEQALESLNGTQLGLQSIRLSWGRSPSNKQSDQPPWNGGCYGYTQGYDAYAYAPPPQDPNVYYGGYPGYTNYQQPQQ from the exons ATGATGCAACCAGGCGGTGTCGTTCCTCCACCCATGGCTCCGATGGATCAACAAcagcaccaccaccaccagcAGCAACAGTACCCGCCGCCGCAACAGCAGTGGTTCATGATGCCTCCTCAGCAACCTCCGGTTCAGCCTCAGGATCCTCAGGTTTGGGGCCAGCAGCAGGTGTCGGCTCCACAGCATTCTCAGCCTACGCAATATGGAATTGCGCCTCCGTCGACTGCTGCTTCACCCGGCTCCAATGAGATTCGCTCTCTGTGGATTGGGGACTTACAGTATTGGATGGACGAGAATTATCTTTCTTCCTGCTTTTTCCATACTGGAGAG CTTGTTTCTGTAAAGCTTATTCGTAACAAGCAAAGTGGTCAATCAGAGGGCTATGGCTTTCTTGAGTTCAGGAGTCGTTCAGCGGCTGAAAATGTTTTGTTTACGTATAATGGCACATTGATGCCGAATGTCGAGCAACACTATCGTTTGAATTGGGCTACTCTTGGTGCTGGTGAGAGGCGTACCGATGACTCTCCTGACTACACAATATTTGTTGGGGACTTGGCTGCTGACGTGACAGATTACCTTCTCCAAGAGACATTTAAAGCTGTCTATTCGTCAGTTAAAGGCGCAAAAGTTGTTATTGATAGGAACACTGGACGGTCCAAGGGGTATGGTTTTGTTAAGTTTGGGGATGAGAGTGAGCAACTCCGTGCTATGACAGAGATGAATGGTGTCATATGCTTAACCAGGCCCATGAGGATTGGACCAGCGGCTAACAAAAAACCTGCTGGCGTTCAGCAATATCAGAAAG CTCCCAATCAGAATACTCAAGGAAATGAGGGTGAAAGTGATCCAAATAATACAACA ATATTTGTGGGTGGATTGGACCCAAGTGTGACAGATGAGAATTTGAGGCAAGTATTTGGCCGATATGGGGAAGTTGTACATGTAAAGATACCTGCAGGGAAGCGATGTGGTTTTGTTCAATTCACTAATAG GGCATGTGCGGAACAAGCATTGGAAAGCTTGAATGGTACACAGTTGGGATTACAAAGTATTCGACTTTCATGGGGGCGTAGTCCTTCCAACAAGCAG TCGGATCAACCCCCGTGGAATGGTGGATGCTATGGTTATACACAAGGTTATGATGCATATGCATATGCTCCACCTCCGCAAGACCCAAATGTATATTATGGAGGTTACCCTGGATATACAAATTACCAACAGCCGCAGCAG TGA
- the LOC113690499 gene encoding polyadenylate-binding protein RBP45-like isoform X2 gives MMQPGGVVPPPMAPMDQQQHHHHQQQQYPPPQQQWFMMPPQQPPVQPQDPQVWGQQQVSAPQHSQPTQYGIAPPSTAASPGSNEIRSLWIGDLQYWMDENYLSSCFFHTGELVSVKLIRNKQSGQSEGYGFLEFRSRSAAENVLFTYNGTLMPNVEQHYRLNWATLGAGERRTDDSPDYTIFVGDLAADVTDYLLQETFKAVYSSVKGAKVVIDRNTGRSKGYGFVKFGDESEQLRAMTEMNGVICLTRPMRIGPAANKKPAGVQQYQKAPNQNTQGNEGESDPNNTTIFVGGLDPSVTDENLRACAEQALESLNGTQLGLQSIRLSWGRSPSNKQSDQPPWNGGCYGYTQGYDAYAYAPPPQDPNVYYGGYPGYTNYQQPQQ, from the exons ATGATGCAACCAGGCGGTGTCGTTCCTCCACCCATGGCTCCGATGGATCAACAAcagcaccaccaccaccagcAGCAACAGTACCCGCCGCCGCAACAGCAGTGGTTCATGATGCCTCCTCAGCAACCTCCGGTTCAGCCTCAGGATCCTCAGGTTTGGGGCCAGCAGCAGGTGTCGGCTCCACAGCATTCTCAGCCTACGCAATATGGAATTGCGCCTCCGTCGACTGCTGCTTCACCCGGCTCCAATGAGATTCGCTCTCTGTGGATTGGGGACTTACAGTATTGGATGGACGAGAATTATCTTTCTTCCTGCTTTTTCCATACTGGAGAG CTTGTTTCTGTAAAGCTTATTCGTAACAAGCAAAGTGGTCAATCAGAGGGCTATGGCTTTCTTGAGTTCAGGAGTCGTTCAGCGGCTGAAAATGTTTTGTTTACGTATAATGGCACATTGATGCCGAATGTCGAGCAACACTATCGTTTGAATTGGGCTACTCTTGGTGCTGGTGAGAGGCGTACCGATGACTCTCCTGACTACACAATATTTGTTGGGGACTTGGCTGCTGACGTGACAGATTACCTTCTCCAAGAGACATTTAAAGCTGTCTATTCGTCAGTTAAAGGCGCAAAAGTTGTTATTGATAGGAACACTGGACGGTCCAAGGGGTATGGTTTTGTTAAGTTTGGGGATGAGAGTGAGCAACTCCGTGCTATGACAGAGATGAATGGTGTCATATGCTTAACCAGGCCCATGAGGATTGGACCAGCGGCTAACAAAAAACCTGCTGGCGTTCAGCAATATCAGAAAG CTCCCAATCAGAATACTCAAGGAAATGAGGGTGAAAGTGATCCAAATAATACAACA ATATTTGTGGGTGGATTGGACCCAAGTGTGACAGATGAGAATTTGAG GGCATGTGCGGAACAAGCATTGGAAAGCTTGAATGGTACACAGTTGGGATTACAAAGTATTCGACTTTCATGGGGGCGTAGTCCTTCCAACAAGCAG TCGGATCAACCCCCGTGGAATGGTGGATGCTATGGTTATACACAAGGTTATGATGCATATGCATATGCTCCACCTCCGCAAGACCCAAATGTATATTATGGAGGTTACCCTGGATATACAAATTACCAACAGCCGCAGCAG TGA